Proteins co-encoded in one Colletes latitarsis isolate SP2378_abdomen chromosome 2, iyColLati1, whole genome shotgun sequence genomic window:
- the LOC143348847 gene encoding uncharacterized protein LOC143348847 has product MPSELDATAEINSTYPNGIPGSGTVVVRAEEALIVILVLFLWAAAIALFFNRWGKIRMLEPYQPKFQQQHRPSCTTIEPNQLQTRRTYSKCNVLCADELACVAGQSRPRQNSVFIGSSASLLPGSQGTPRRTKSAFDLQSLFLPECIAQEGTDQDASRGFKAANESTKLLQCDRRTSVCQSDRNDASKSSFGRDRGMSICYLDAGQKPWHRDRGMSICQFDRMDVLARPLQRDRGGSICHFDRMDVLARPLQRDRTGSAYHFDRTDVLARPSLSTVKSLLRERRVSICNFSEKDEAARIGQTDRRSSIGNIDKIEKDRSATEQAERQGIFAKCTLKDRKTSYHLDQPSCSKTSDVVFGYKATCV; this is encoded by the exons ATGCCGTCAGAATTGGATGCCACGGCGGAAATCAATTCCACCTACCCTAACG GCATTCCGGGGTCAGGAACAGTGGTGGTCAGAGCCGAAGAAGCTCTGATCGTTATTTTGGTGCTGTTTCTCTGGGCAGCTGCGATTGCTCTATTCTTCAATCGATGGGGGAAGATTAGGATGTTGGAACCGTATCAGCCTAAGTTCCAACAACAACACAGACCAAGTTGTACCACGATCGAGCCAAATCAACTTCAG ACTCGTCGCACGTACTCCAAGTGCAACGTCCTCTGCGCGGACGAGTTGGCCTGCGTGGCGGGTCAGTCGCGACCCAGACAGAACAGCGTGTTCATCGGTTCGAGCGCCTCGTTGCTCCCAGGATCCCAGGGTACTCCGCGTCGCACGAAGAGCGCGTTCGACCTGCAATCGTTGTTCCTGCCCGAGTGTATCGCGCAGGAGGGCACCGATCAGGACGCGTCGAGGGGTTTCAAAGCGGCGAACGAGTCCACGAAACTGTTACAGTGCGACCGTAGGACCAGTGTCTGCCAATCGGACAGAAACGACGCGTCCAAGTCCTCGTTTGGTCGCGATCGAGGCATGAGCATCTGCTACCTCGACGCCGGCCAGAAGCCGTGGCACCGCGACCGAGGCATGAGCATTTGTCAGTTCGATCGTATGGACGTGCTGGCGCGACCGTTGCAGAGAGATCGCGGCGGCAGCATTTGCCATTTCGACAGAATGGACGTTCTGGCCAGACCGTTGCAGCGCGATCGCACGGGCAGCGCCTATCACTTCGATAGAACGGACGTCCTGGCCAGACCGAGTCTCTCTACCGTCAAGTCTCTGCTGAGAGAGAGACGGGTGAGCATCTGCAATTTCTCGGAGAAGGACGAGGCGGCGAGGATCGGTCAAACGGACAGGCGTTCGAGCATCGGGAACATCGACAAGATCGAGAAGGATAGATCCGCGACGGAGCAGGCTGAGAGGCAAGGGATATTCGCCAAGTGCACGCTCAAAGATAGAAAGACCAGCTATCATCTCGATCAGCCGTCTTGCAGCAAGACCTCCGACGTCGTGTTCGGATACAAGGCCACTTGCGTGTAG